The sequence below is a genomic window from Barrientosiimonas humi.
GTCGGAAGCTAGCTCAGGCTGACGGACTTCGAGGCTCGCTCAGGCGGCGAGGGCGAAGTCGGTGCGCTTGGAATTGGCACCTATTGGGTTTGCACGGAGCGTTGACGAGATGACCGTGCGTCCTCGACCCGCTTCCCCTGCAACGGCGATCAGCGTCGAAACCGATCACCCCCGCGAGGCACGGGCGCGTCACCACTGTTCAGTTCTGGTCGCCTCTCCTCCTCCGCGCGGGCTCGCAGGCTCACCCGCTCGGCATCGTCGAGGACGACGTCCTGCATGCTACTCGCCACAACCACGTGGGCTCGACGGATATTTCGCCGGCCGCTGGCAGGATGCGGCCCATGACCTCGCCTGCTCCGGCTCCGCCCGGTCCCTCACCGCTCACCTCGCTGCGCATCACGATGGGCGCGCTCCTGGTCAGCCCGGTGATCCTCACCCTCATGATCACGTTCGTGCTCTGGCCCAACCGTGACCCGCTGCCGTGGTGGCCGGTCCTGGCGGTGTTCGCCGCCACAGCCGCTGGCTTCCTGCTCGCGCAGCTCATGGGCTACACCAAGCGGCCGGTCGCCAGAAAGACCCCCGAGGAGCGGGGTCGCGCGTCGCTCGAGAGGTTCCGGGCCGAGCTCATACTCCGGTTCGCCCTGACCGAGACGCCGATCGTCATCTCCATCGTCCTCGCGTTCATCGTGCGCAACCCGATCCCGCTGTACGCCGGCGCTTCCCTGGGCATCCTGTCGCTCGCCTGGCACGCGTGGCCGGCCACGCGACTCATCGACGAGGCAGACGCCCGCTACTCCGCCGCCGACGGACGACCGGCGTACCTCAAGGACGCCCTGGCCGGCCGCGCCGTCACCAGCGCCTGACCCGCGCAGCTCGCCGTGCCTCACACCCCGAAGTCGGGCCGCAGCGGGTAGTCGCCCGAGCCGTCGGGCGCCAGCTTCTCGCCGAGCACCTGGTGCAGCTGGACGACGTTGCGCCGGAAGCCGAGCGAGGACCCGGCGAGGTAGAGCCCCCACACCTTGGCGGTGGCGAGCCCGGCCTCCTCGACCGCGTCGTCCCAGCTGGCGCTGAGGTTGCGCGCCCAGGCGCGGCAGGTGCGCACGTAGTGCTCGCGCAGGTCCTCGACGTGCCGCACCTCGAAGCCCTGGTCCTGCATGCGCGACACGATCGTGCCGACGCCGGTGAGCTCCCCGTCGGGGAAGACGTAACGGTTGATGAAGCCGCCGCGCGGCACCCCGTCGTGCTGGGTGTCGGGCCGGGTGATCGAGTGGTTCAGCAGCCGGCCGCCCGGGCGCAGCTTGGCGTGCAGGAACGCGAAGTAGTCGGGGTAGTTCTTCACGCCGATGTGCTCGGTCAGCCCGATCGAGCTGATCGCGTCGAAGTCGCCCTCGGCCACGTCGCGGTAGTCCAGGTGGCGCACCTCGGCGCGGTCGTCGAGCCGGTCGTTCTTGATCCACTGCTGGGCGTACGTCGCCTGCTCGCGCGACAGCGTGACGCCCAGCGCGGTCACGCCGTAGTGCTGCACGGCGTGCCGCACCATGCCGCCCCACCCGGCGCCGACGTCGAGCAGCCGCATGCCCGGCCGCAGCCCGAGCTTCTTGCACACCAGGTCGAACTTGTGCGCCTGCGCCTCCTCCAGGCTCGCGTCCTCGCGGGGGTAGCAGGCGCACGTGTAGGCCATCGACGGCCCCAGCACCAGCTCGTAGAAGCTGTTGCTCACGTCGTAGTGGTGATGGATCGCCTGCGCGTCGCGGCGCCGCGAGTGGCGCAGCCCCTCCAGCGCCCGGCGCCACCCCGGCACCGCCTCCACGGTCGGCAGCGGCGGCGGCACCAGCGAGCGAATCCCCAGGTCTCGCAACAGGTTCGGCAGCTCACTGAGCGCCGGACGCTGCACCTGGATCTGCTGCGGGAGCGCGTCGAGCAACGCGGTCGGGTCGCCCATGTCGAGCCCCGGCACCTCGAGGTCGCCCTGGACGTACGCCCGCGCCAGCCCGAGCTCGCCCGGCGCCGTGATCAGGTATCGCAGCCCGCGCTCGTTGAGCAGCCGGAACACGACGGGGGCGTCGGCTCCCCCGCCGCTGGAGCCGTCGTACGCCTCGAGCCGGAAGGGTGCGTCGGCCCCGAACAGCCGGGTCGCCAGCTCGCCGATCGTCGTCGTCATCGTCGTCCCACCGCCTTCGCGTAGAGGTCGGGAAGCCGGCCGTCGGGGTCGTACTTGCCCTTCACCTGCTCGTAGGTCCGGCCGCCGTAGAGCGACCAGAAGGTCTCTTCGTCGTAGTAGGCGTCGGAGTAGAGCGACTTGTGACCGCCGAGGTCGGCCACCTCGCGCTCGATCGCCCGGTTCGCGTCGCCGTCGACGGCCGGCGGCTCGATCGGCACGCTCGACCAGAACCCGACGTTGACGTACGTCTCCCCCACCTTGAGCGGATAGAGCGGCCACGGCTGCTCCCCGTGCTCGGTGTCGCGAACGGCCAACGGGCACAACCAGATCGGCTCGATCGGCACCTCGCGCAGGAACCACTCGACGAACTCGGTCGTGCGCTCGATCGGGATCTCGACGTCCTGCACGACGCGCTCGCGGGGTGGCCTGCCGCGTCGCTCCTCCAGGGCGGCCCACCAGCCGTGCCGGTTCTCGAAGCGGATCACCTTGCCGTAGGTCTCGCTGCGCAGGAACCGCCGCGGCACCGCCCGGCGCACCAGCGGGTTCTGCACGAACAGCGCCCGCGAGCACCAGAACCAGTCGGTGTCCCAGCGCCACAGGTAGTCCTTGACCGTGAGGTGGTCCTCGCGCCGCTGCTGGATCGAGCGGTAGAAGATCTGCTGCCCGGTGTAGTCGCTCGTGCGCGGCGCCTCGTCGACGAACGACGCCAGCACGAGATATGCCTCGGTCTCCGAGAAGACGACGCCGTCGACGAAATCGACTGTCTCGCCTGCGTGCTCACGCTCCACCACCACGCGCTGCAGCTCCTCCACCAGGGCCGCGACGCTGGTGAACGGCACGTGGCGCAGGTGCACGAACGGCTGCACGGGTGCCAGGTCGATCTGCACCCGTGTCGCGTAGCCGAGCGACCCGTAGGAGTTGGGGAACGCGCGGAACAGGTCGGCGTGCTCGCTGTCGCTGCAGGTCAGCAGGTCGCCCGCGCCGGTGATGACGTCGAGCTCGCGCACCGACTCGTGCGGCAGCCCGGCCCGGAACGATGACGACTCGATGCCGAGCCCGGTCACCGCCCCGCCGAGCGTGATGGTGCGCAGCTGCGGGACGACGTACGGCATGAGCCCGTGCTCGAGGGTGGCGTCGACGAGGTCCTCGTAGCGGCACATGCCCTGCACGTCGGCGACGCGCCGGTCCGGGTCGATGGCGATGACGCCGTCGAGCGCGGACACGTCGAGGCCGGGGCGGCCGGTCGCGGCGCGCGGTCGGAACAGGTTGGACGACGACTTCGCCAGCCGCACCGGCTCACCGGCGGGGATCGCCTCCAGCTGCGCGCGCAGCTGCTGCTCCGCGGCTCGGTGACGCTCCCAGCCGATGACTTCCACCACGCCCCCGCACCTCCCGGCTCGCTTTCCGGCAATTCTCAGCCTGCCCCGAACCTCTTTCGCCCGCTAGGGGTTTCCCGCGGTGTGACCCACCAGACACGGGGGTGCGCGTTCAGGACGAGCGCCCCAGCCGGGCCAGCAGCCGCTGCTGCCGGTCGGCCCCCTCGGGTGCGGTGACGCCGGGCTTGCAGATGCCCTCGGCGTACAGCTGATCGCCGAATCCCTCGACCGAGGTCTCCAGCGCGCCGATCTCGTCGTCGGTGAACCGCTCGTCACGTCCGGCGGCCTGGGCGAGGTCCCACCGGTGCACCATCAGGTCGAAGCCGTAGAACGTCGTCAGCGTCTCCCCCACCGTCGTGCGCCCGAAGTACCCGTCGAACTCGCGCTCGCCGACCGCGTCGTCGGCGAGCGCGGACCGCACGTCGCGGTCGTGCTCGCGCCAGGCCGCGGCGGGATCGGCGAGGTCGGGTGCGTCACCCAGGTCCACGTCATGGCTGCCGAGGAACTCCCGCTGGGTCTGGACGACGTGCCCGAGCACGTCGCGCGCCGACCAGCCCGCGCAGGGCGAGGCCGCGTCCCAGTCGGTCACCTGCCCGACGACCGCGCCGAAGGGGTCGGCGAGCCGGGCGTACTGCTGCTGGTGGGTGCTGCTGTCGGTGGTCATGGTCGCGCTGCCTCTCGTCCGTGGTCGTCGGGTCGGCACGACGCTAAGGACGCGGCGGCGACGCGGTCTTGTACTTCTCCGACAGCTCGCCGCCGCGCTCCGTAGGCTCCCCGGCGTGGACCACGTCGACCGCGCGCACCTGCGCGACCCCGACGACGACACGTTCACCATGAGCCGGTACGCCGTCGCGGACGACCTGAGCGACCTCGCCCGACGCTTCTGGATCCCGACCTGGGTCGTGCCGCCCGGGCGCGAGGCGCCCCAGCGGGTGCTGCAGTACCCCGTGTGCCTCGTGGTCGTCTCGAACACCTACGCCCGGCTCTACGGCGTGACGCCCGGCCTCGGCGGCACCACGCTGGTGGGTCGCGGGTGGGCCGTCGGCGTGATGCTGCAGCCGGCCGCCGGCGCGCTCCTCGCGACCGGCCCGGTGCCCGACCTCAACGACCGGCACGTGCCGCTGCAGGGCGTCGACGGGTTCGACGACGACCTGGTCGAGGCGGTGCGGGCGGCGATGGAGCCCGACCCCACGTCGGCCGGGTGCCACGCGCGGGCGCGCACGCTGCTCGAGGAGGCACTGCGGACACGGCTGCCCGTCGACGACGAGGGCCTGCTGGTCAACGAGATCGTCGCGGCGGTCGAGGACGACCCGCAGATCCTGCGGGTGCACCAGGTGTGCGACCGGTTCGGTCTCTCCGAGCGGGCCCTGCAGCGGCTCACCCGACGGCGGATCGGGCTGTCGCCGAAGTGGCTGATCCGGCGCCGGCGGCTGCACGAGGCGTCGGGGCGCCTGCGCGAGTCGGGCACCGAGCTGGCCGACCTGGCGGCCGACCTGGGCTACACCGACCAGGCCCACCTGACCCGCGACTTCCGCTCCGCGACGGGCCTCACGCCGGGGGAGTTCGCCGGCCGCTTCCGCTCCGTGGCCGGGCCGCGCACGGCTGACCCGACGGGGTGAAGTCGGTTAGGGTCCGAGCCGTGGCTTTCTCCGACAAGCTCCGCTCCGGTGTCGTCCAGCACGTCAAGCCGCTGCTCTCCGACGAGGGATGGGCCAAGCTGCGCGGCCTCGACCCCACATCTCGCACGCGCGACGTCGACCGGATGCGCGTCCAGCGCGACGAGGCCCGGGCCCGGGCCGTCAAGGCCGAGGCGATCAACCAGGCGCCGGACCACACCACCCGGCGCACCGAGGCGAGCGACGCGGCCGACCTGCGCAGCCTCGCGGGGAAGTACCGCACCGACAAGTGGAGTCACCAGCACCGCTACACCCCGCACTATGCGCGGCACATCGGCTACCTGCGCAACGAGCCGTTCACCCTGCTCGAGGTCGGCATCGGCGGCTACGCCCGCGAGCTCGACGGCGGTGCCTCGCTGCGCATGTGGAAGGAGTTCTTTCCCCGGGCGACGATCGTCGGCCTCGACATCGAGGACAAGAAGTTCGTCGACGAGGACCGGATCATCAGCTATCAGGGCAGCCAGGTCGACCCCTCGATCCTCGACCGGATCCTCGCCGACCACCCCGACATCCGGGTCATCATCGACGACGGCAGCCACGTCAACGAGCACGTCGTGGAGACCTTCCGCCTGCTGTTCCCCCGGCTGCACCCGCAGGGGCACTACGTCATCGAGGACACCCAGACGGCGTACTGGCCGCGCTACGGCGGCTCGCCCGACCTCCTGGCGACGCACACCTCGATGGCGCTCGGCAAGCGGCTGGCCGACGACATCAACTTCCAGGAGTACACCGACGCCGACCACGAGCCGACCTACGACCAGGCCAACGTGGTGGGCGTGCACTTCTACCACAACCTGATCTTCGTGGATAAGGGCAGCAACGACGAGCCGCGAACGTCGTTCCCGCACAACTGATCTCGCCGCCAACCTCACCTGACGCCATGCCCCAGCCCGACACCGTCGCCGTGCGATCCCCGTTCGCCGGGGAGCTCACGCTGCAGGTGCGCGCCGGCGACCGGGTGGCGGTCGGCGACCCGATCGGCACCGTCGAGGCGGTCAAGATGGAGGCCGCCGTGCGCTCCCCCGTCGCCGGTCGCGTGCGCGCCGCG
It includes:
- a CDS encoding helix-turn-helix domain-containing protein, whose product is MDHVDRAHLRDPDDDTFTMSRYAVADDLSDLARRFWIPTWVVPPGREAPQRVLQYPVCLVVVSNTYARLYGVTPGLGGTTLVGRGWAVGVMLQPAAGALLATGPVPDLNDRHVPLQGVDGFDDDLVEAVRAAMEPDPTSAGCHARARTLLEEALRTRLPVDDEGLLVNEIVAAVEDDPQILRVHQVCDRFGLSERALQRLTRRRIGLSPKWLIRRRRLHEASGRLRESGTELADLAADLGYTDQAHLTRDFRSATGLTPGEFAGRFRSVAGPRTADPTG
- a CDS encoding TIGR03086 family metal-binding protein, with product MTTDSSTHQQQYARLADPFGAVVGQVTDWDAASPCAGWSARDVLGHVVQTQREFLGSHDVDLGDAPDLADPAAAWREHDRDVRSALADDAVGEREFDGYFGRTTVGETLTTFYGFDLMVHRWDLAQAAGRDERFTDDEIGALETSVEGFGDQLYAEGICKPGVTAPEGADRQQRLLARLGRSS
- a CDS encoding FAD-binding oxidoreductase, with the translated sequence MVEVIGWERHRAAEQQLRAQLEAIPAGEPVRLAKSSSNLFRPRAATGRPGLDVSALDGVIAIDPDRRVADVQGMCRYEDLVDATLEHGLMPYVVPQLRTITLGGAVTGLGIESSSFRAGLPHESVRELDVITGAGDLLTCSDSEHADLFRAFPNSYGSLGYATRVQIDLAPVQPFVHLRHVPFTSVAALVEELQRVVVEREHAGETVDFVDGVVFSETEAYLVLASFVDEAPRTSDYTGQQIFYRSIQQRREDHLTVKDYLWRWDTDWFWCSRALFVQNPLVRRAVPRRFLRSETYGKVIRFENRHGWWAALEERRGRPPRERVVQDVEIPIERTTEFVEWFLREVPIEPIWLCPLAVRDTEHGEQPWPLYPLKVGETYVNVGFWSSVPIEPPAVDGDANRAIEREVADLGGHKSLYSDAYYDEETFWSLYGGRTYEQVKGKYDPDGRLPDLYAKAVGRR
- a CDS encoding biotin/lipoyl-containing protein, with amino-acid sequence MPQPDTVAVRSPFAGELTLQVRAGDRVAVGDPIGTVEAVKMEAAVRSPVAGRVRAAMTELHVRGGDPLVWVETTRAEPTPDRTG
- a CDS encoding SAM-dependent methyltransferase, whose protein sequence is MTTTIGELATRLFGADAPFRLEAYDGSSGGGADAPVVFRLLNERGLRYLITAPGELGLARAYVQGDLEVPGLDMGDPTALLDALPQQIQVQRPALSELPNLLRDLGIRSLVPPPLPTVEAVPGWRRALEGLRHSRRRDAQAIHHHYDVSNSFYELVLGPSMAYTCACYPREDASLEEAQAHKFDLVCKKLGLRPGMRLLDVGAGWGGMVRHAVQHYGVTALGVTLSREQATYAQQWIKNDRLDDRAEVRHLDYRDVAEGDFDAISSIGLTEHIGVKNYPDYFAFLHAKLRPGGRLLNHSITRPDTQHDGVPRGGFINRYVFPDGELTGVGTIVSRMQDQGFEVRHVEDLREHYVRTCRAWARNLSASWDDAVEEAGLATAKVWGLYLAGSSLGFRRNVVQLHQVLGEKLAPDGSGDYPLRPDFGV
- a CDS encoding class I SAM-dependent methyltransferase — translated: MAFSDKLRSGVVQHVKPLLSDEGWAKLRGLDPTSRTRDVDRMRVQRDEARARAVKAEAINQAPDHTTRRTEASDAADLRSLAGKYRTDKWSHQHRYTPHYARHIGYLRNEPFTLLEVGIGGYARELDGGASLRMWKEFFPRATIVGLDIEDKKFVDEDRIISYQGSQVDPSILDRILADHPDIRVIIDDGSHVNEHVVETFRLLFPRLHPQGHYVIEDTQTAYWPRYGGSPDLLATHTSMALGKRLADDINFQEYTDADHEPTYDQANVVGVHFYHNLIFVDKGSNDEPRTSFPHN